In Harpia harpyja isolate bHarHar1 chromosome 8, bHarHar1 primary haplotype, whole genome shotgun sequence, a genomic segment contains:
- the SRPX gene encoding sushi repeat-containing protein SRPX isoform X1: MGSCWLRLAALLALGACPSLAYDGSGYSPLEDDEDVYARNRYKETPWCSPIKVKHGYANCRTPQGEYYKNVLGTRCDIRCQKGYELHGPQQLICQSSKRWSGKVLCKQKRCPTLSMPTNGGFKCLDGAYFGSRCEYYCSPGYQLKGDRIVTCMDNKVWSGRPASCVDTEPPRIQCPSVKEKTAEPNKLTARVFWDTPEGRDTADGILTDVILKGLPPGSHFPEGDHKIQYTVYDRAENKGTCKFLVKVRVRRCVKLNAPDNGYIKCSGDGNNYGATCEFSCIGGYELQGSPARVCQYNLGWSGVEPTCAPMNINVNVRTAAALLDQFYEKRRLLIISTPTAANFFYRMQLGMLQPAQCGLDLRHVTVVELVGVFPAQIGRIGVKLLPPSLALQLRLLLRIPHYNFNIVVMDKHGMDKERYPFPATPAELFALIDNFPLRKEEMKLQAEIGQSCP; the protein is encoded by the exons GATCGGGATATTCACCCCTTGAAGATGACGAAGATGTGTATGCACGCAATAGATATAAAG AAACACCGTGGTGCTCCCCCATTAAGGTGAAACACGGTTATGCAAACTGCAGGACACCTCAAGGGGAATATTACAAGAATGTATTGGGAACAAGGTGTGATATTCGCTGTCAAAAAGGCTACGAACTGCATGGCCCTCAGCAGCTAATTTGTCAGTCAAGCAAACGCTGGTCTGGGAAAGTGCTTTGCAAAC AAAAGCGCTGCCCCACCCTGTCCATGCCGACCAACGGGGGCTTCAAGTGTTTAGATGGTGCCTACTTTGGCTCAAGGTGTGAGTACTACTGTTCACCAGGATACCAGCTGAAAGGCGACCGTATAGTAACGTGCATGGACAACAAAGTTTGGAGTGGCCGGCCAGCATCCTGCGTTG ATACTGAACCTCCAAGAATCCAGTGCCCAAGTGTGAAGGAGAAAACTGCAGAGCCCAACAAGTTGACGGCCAGAGTGTTCTGGGATACCCCGGAGGGACGAGACACTGCTGACGGGATTCTGACAGA tgttattttGAAAGGCCTGCCACCAGGGTCACATTTTCCAGAAGGCGACCACAAAATCCAATATACCGTGTATGACAGAGCTGAAAACAAAGGCACTTGCAAATTTCTTGTTAAAGTCAGAG TCAGGCGCTGTGTGAAATTAAATGCCCCAGATAATGGCTACATCAAGTGTTCAGGTGATGGAAATAACTATGGTGCTACATGTGAGTTCTCCTGCATTGGTGGCTACGAGCTGCAAGGAAGCCCAGCTAGAGTATGCCAGTACAATTTGGGGTGGTCGGGAGTGGAGCCAACCTGTGCAC cCATGAATATTAATGTGAATGTGAGGACTGCAGCTGCACTTCTGGATCAATTTTATGAGAAGCGGAGACTGCTAATTATTTCAACCCCTACTGCAGCCAACTTCTTCTACAGGATGCAGTTGGGGATGCTGCAG CCAGCACAGTGTGGTTTAGACCTCCGACATGTTACTGTAGTTGAATTGGTTGGTGTCTTCCCAGCACAGATAGGAAGAATAGGTGTAAAGCTGCTGCCCCCATCACTTGCCCTGCAACTCAG gctgctgctgaggatCCCCCATTACAATTTCAACATCGTGGTGATGGACAAGCACGGAATGGACAAGGAACGTTATCCTTTCCCAGCAACGCCAGCTGAGCTCTTTGCACTTATTGACAATTTTCCCTTgagaaaagaagagatgaaaCTGCAAGCAGAAATTGGCCAGTCATGTCCCTAA
- the SRPX gene encoding sushi repeat-containing protein SRPX isoform X2 has translation MGSCWLRLAALLALGACPSLAYDETPWCSPIKVKHGYANCRTPQGEYYKNVLGTRCDIRCQKGYELHGPQQLICQSSKRWSGKVLCKQKRCPTLSMPTNGGFKCLDGAYFGSRCEYYCSPGYQLKGDRIVTCMDNKVWSGRPASCVDTEPPRIQCPSVKEKTAEPNKLTARVFWDTPEGRDTADGILTDVILKGLPPGSHFPEGDHKIQYTVYDRAENKGTCKFLVKVRVRRCVKLNAPDNGYIKCSGDGNNYGATCEFSCIGGYELQGSPARVCQYNLGWSGVEPTCAPMNINVNVRTAAALLDQFYEKRRLLIISTPTAANFFYRMQLGMLQPAQCGLDLRHVTVVELVGVFPAQIGRIGVKLLPPSLALQLRLLLRIPHYNFNIVVMDKHGMDKERYPFPATPAELFALIDNFPLRKEEMKLQAEIGQSCP, from the exons AAACACCGTGGTGCTCCCCCATTAAGGTGAAACACGGTTATGCAAACTGCAGGACACCTCAAGGGGAATATTACAAGAATGTATTGGGAACAAGGTGTGATATTCGCTGTCAAAAAGGCTACGAACTGCATGGCCCTCAGCAGCTAATTTGTCAGTCAAGCAAACGCTGGTCTGGGAAAGTGCTTTGCAAAC AAAAGCGCTGCCCCACCCTGTCCATGCCGACCAACGGGGGCTTCAAGTGTTTAGATGGTGCCTACTTTGGCTCAAGGTGTGAGTACTACTGTTCACCAGGATACCAGCTGAAAGGCGACCGTATAGTAACGTGCATGGACAACAAAGTTTGGAGTGGCCGGCCAGCATCCTGCGTTG ATACTGAACCTCCAAGAATCCAGTGCCCAAGTGTGAAGGAGAAAACTGCAGAGCCCAACAAGTTGACGGCCAGAGTGTTCTGGGATACCCCGGAGGGACGAGACACTGCTGACGGGATTCTGACAGA tgttattttGAAAGGCCTGCCACCAGGGTCACATTTTCCAGAAGGCGACCACAAAATCCAATATACCGTGTATGACAGAGCTGAAAACAAAGGCACTTGCAAATTTCTTGTTAAAGTCAGAG TCAGGCGCTGTGTGAAATTAAATGCCCCAGATAATGGCTACATCAAGTGTTCAGGTGATGGAAATAACTATGGTGCTACATGTGAGTTCTCCTGCATTGGTGGCTACGAGCTGCAAGGAAGCCCAGCTAGAGTATGCCAGTACAATTTGGGGTGGTCGGGAGTGGAGCCAACCTGTGCAC cCATGAATATTAATGTGAATGTGAGGACTGCAGCTGCACTTCTGGATCAATTTTATGAGAAGCGGAGACTGCTAATTATTTCAACCCCTACTGCAGCCAACTTCTTCTACAGGATGCAGTTGGGGATGCTGCAG CCAGCACAGTGTGGTTTAGACCTCCGACATGTTACTGTAGTTGAATTGGTTGGTGTCTTCCCAGCACAGATAGGAAGAATAGGTGTAAAGCTGCTGCCCCCATCACTTGCCCTGCAACTCAG gctgctgctgaggatCCCCCATTACAATTTCAACATCGTGGTGATGGACAAGCACGGAATGGACAAGGAACGTTATCCTTTCCCAGCAACGCCAGCTGAGCTCTTTGCACTTATTGACAATTTTCCCTTgagaaaagaagagatgaaaCTGCAAGCAGAAATTGGCCAGTCATGTCCCTAA